One Tamlana carrageenivorans genomic region harbors:
- a CDS encoding IS982 family transposase — MNNLSANYERILEVLRKISKEQLLSYQRRQPKLSDLELISLSLTAEFMGIDSENDLFRKLPDSLLSKIERSVYNRRRRKLVNKLNSIRLSLASHFNEFEDYFVVDSMPLEVCKLSRSSRSKICKENTYAFPDKGYCAAQSSNYYGYKLHAVCSVNGVFQSIDLSPASVHDINYLKDIKMQISDCTLIGDKGYLSTEIQLNLFETCNITLNTPMRSNQKNYKVQPYVFRKKRKRIETLFSQLCDQFMIRHNYAKTFEGFKTRIVAKITALTTIQYINKFIFGRNINNIKISII, encoded by the coding sequence ATGAACAACTTGAGTGCAAATTACGAAAGAATATTGGAAGTATTAAGAAAAATATCGAAAGAACAACTTTTAAGTTATCAAAGACGACAACCAAAGCTTAGTGATTTAGAACTTATCAGTTTGAGTCTTACTGCCGAATTTATGGGAATAGATAGTGAAAATGACCTTTTTAGAAAACTTCCAGATTCCCTATTATCAAAAATAGAGAGAAGTGTCTACAATAGAAGAAGACGAAAACTAGTTAATAAGCTCAACAGTATCAGGTTAAGCTTAGCTTCCCATTTTAATGAATTTGAAGATTATTTTGTAGTAGATAGTATGCCTTTAGAAGTTTGTAAATTATCACGCAGTTCTCGTTCAAAGATTTGTAAAGAAAACACTTATGCATTTCCAGATAAAGGTTATTGTGCAGCTCAAAGTTCTAATTATTACGGTTATAAACTGCACGCTGTTTGTTCTGTAAATGGTGTCTTTCAAAGTATCGATTTGAGTCCAGCATCTGTACACGATATTAATTATCTTAAAGATATTAAGATGCAAATAAGCGATTGTACATTAATTGGTGATAAAGGCTATTTATCAACAGAAATACAGCTTAACTTGTTTGAAACCTGTAATATAACGCTAAATACACCTATGAGAAGCAATCAAAAAAATTACAAAGTACAGCCTTATGTATTTAGAAAAAAGAGGAAAAGGATAGAAACATTATTTTCACAACTTTGTGACCAATTTATGATAAGACACAATTATGCTAAAACTTTTGAAGGTTTTAAAACAAGAATCGTAGCTAAGATAACTGCTTTAACAACTATTCAGTATATCAATAAGTTTATTTTTGGGAGAAACATTAATAATATTAAAATTAGCATTATTTAA
- a CDS encoding peptidase domain-containing ABC transporter, translating into MIKAINLSQKHIHQTFTQQHDQSDCGVASLLSLIQFYGGSNNLEKLRELSGTTKQGTTLLGLYQAAIKIGFTTQGNEANIQAVIDHKEPLILHVLIKERLQHYVVCYGYEKGKFIIGDPAKGITTYTKDQLETIWKSKTCLTLTPNDNFVKTEAQNKNKKQWFLKLLKEDYRLISFSVLLGLGIAILGMAMAIFSQKLIDDILPSKNFTKLITGIALVAFLLLVRVFFTALRDYFLIRQTKNFNNRIVDSFYSSLLNLPKPFFDTRKIGELVARLNDTQRVQRVISQIVGNVVINALVTVVTLGFIFYYSWQTGLIAFMSLPFYFILIYSFNKRIINAQKEVMQGYAFSESNYITSMQGIATIKNNNRQSIFQKINQLIYGNFQERAFNLGKINVRLSVFSGVFSVLFLMGILVYTTIQVYNETMLLGELMAVLGVAGSLLPSVASLALITIPINEAKVAFNRMYEFASMDKEQKGTKEILNFTSLEIKNLSFRFAGRSQLLKDINISISKNKCIAIVGESGSEKSTLGQILQKFYPFENGTITLNNQHNLTELNTENWRTILGVVPQDVTIFVGDVITNIILGREDTPENITKFCQDYGFENFINSLPQGYATILGEEGINLSGGQKQVIALMRALYKKPKVLLLDEFTSAMDRKTENFVLELLNKLKSELTIIFISHRLHSLPKIEFIQNFVFLKNNFKIHRLK; encoded by the coding sequence ATGATTAAAGCAATCAATCTTTCTCAAAAACACATACATCAAACATTTACGCAACAACACGACCAGTCGGATTGCGGTGTAGCTTCTTTATTATCGCTTATCCAATTTTATGGTGGTTCAAACAATTTAGAAAAGTTAAGAGAACTAAGCGGTACAACCAAACAAGGTACTACCCTTTTGGGTTTATATCAAGCTGCCATTAAAATAGGTTTTACTACCCAAGGTAACGAAGCAAATATACAAGCGGTAATAGACCACAAAGAACCGTTAATATTACACGTTCTTATTAAAGAACGTTTACAACATTACGTAGTCTGTTATGGCTATGAGAAAGGCAAATTTATCATTGGTGACCCTGCAAAAGGCATTACAACCTACACCAAAGACCAATTAGAGACCATATGGAAATCCAAAACTTGCTTAACCCTTACACCAAATGATAATTTTGTAAAAACCGAAGCCCAAAATAAAAACAAAAAGCAATGGTTTTTAAAATTGCTTAAAGAAGATTATCGTTTAATTTCATTTAGTGTATTGTTAGGTTTAGGTATTGCCATTCTCGGCATGGCAATGGCGATATTCTCACAAAAATTAATTGATGATATTTTACCTTCAAAAAACTTCACAAAGCTTATTACAGGTATTGCATTAGTTGCCTTTTTACTTTTAGTTAGGGTATTTTTTACTGCATTGCGTGATTATTTCCTTATTCGTCAAACCAAAAATTTTAATAATCGTATTGTTGATAGTTTTTATTCATCATTGCTCAATTTACCAAAACCCTTTTTCGATACTCGTAAAATTGGAGAACTCGTGGCGCGATTAAACGACACGCAACGTGTACAACGTGTTATAAGTCAAATTGTAGGCAATGTTGTTATCAATGCTTTAGTAACAGTAGTGACTTTGGGTTTTATATTTTACTATTCTTGGCAAACAGGACTAATTGCTTTTATGAGTTTACCCTTTTATTTTATCCTTATTTACAGTTTTAACAAACGGATTATTAATGCACAAAAAGAAGTGATGCAAGGTTATGCCTTTAGCGAGAGCAATTACATAACCTCAATGCAAGGTATAGCTACAATAAAAAACAATAACAGACAATCTATATTTCAAAAAATCAACCAACTTATTTATGGTAATTTTCAAGAAAGAGCATTTAATCTTGGTAAAATCAATGTACGTTTATCGGTTTTTTCTGGTGTGTTTAGTGTTTTGTTTTTAATGGGTATTTTGGTTTATACAACTATTCAAGTGTATAACGAAACAATGCTATTAGGAGAGCTAATGGCTGTTTTAGGTGTTGCAGGTAGTTTATTGCCATCTGTTGCAAGTTTGGCATTAATAACAATTCCAATCAATGAAGCCAAAGTAGCGTTTAACCGTATGTACGAGTTTGCATCAATGGATAAAGAACAAAAAGGAACAAAAGAAATTTTAAACTTTACTTCACTTGAAATTAAAAATTTGTCTTTTCGTTTTGCTGGAAGAAGTCAATTATTAAAAGACATAAACATCAGCATAAGTAAAAATAAGTGCATTGCAATAGTTGGAGAAAGTGGTAGTGAAAAAAGTACTTTAGGGCAAATCTTGCAAAAATTCTACCCTTTTGAAAATGGAACTATTACACTTAATAACCAACATAATCTTACAGAATTAAACACAGAAAACTGGCGAACTATTTTAGGCGTTGTACCACAAGATGTAACAATTTTTGTTGGTGATGTGATAACAAACATAATTTTAGGACGAGAAGACACTCCCGAAAATATTACAAAATTTTGTCAAGATTATGGTTTCGAAAATTTTATCAATTCGTTACCACAAGGCTATGCCACCATTCTTGGGGAAGAAGGTATTAACCTTTCAGGTGGACAAAAGCAAGTTATTGCATTAATGAGAGCTTTATATAAAAAGCCAAAAGTTTTATTATTAGACGAGTTTACTTCTGCAATGGACAGAAAAACAGAGAATTTCGTTTTGGAGTTACTAAACAAACTAAAATCTGAATTAACAATAATTTTCATTTCCCACAGATTACATTCCTTACCGAAAATTGAGTTTATCCAAAATTTTGTGTTTTTGAAAAATAATTTCAAAATTCATAGGTTAAAATAA
- a CDS encoding peroxiredoxin family protein produces the protein MRKKTILIVVTITILGLLSYLGYNIISKTKEKNQIAKQLEIVPEFEFLTLEQQPFNNANLKPKLNAIFIYFNSECDSCQHEAQSINDNLENFKNVKFLFVSREPIETIQQFSEKYKLNNQQNITFLYDNLDMFSSRFDANSIPYLLIYNKNQKLIKKHKGQFNAKGILRVLQQND, from the coding sequence ATGCGTAAAAAAACAATCTTAATTGTAGTTACAATTACTATTTTAGGTTTATTGTCTTATTTAGGCTACAATATCATTTCTAAAACCAAAGAAAAAAATCAAATTGCAAAGCAATTAGAAATAGTTCCAGAGTTTGAGTTTTTAACCTTAGAACAACAACCATTTAATAATGCTAACTTAAAGCCAAAGCTAAATGCCATTTTCATCTACTTTAACAGCGAGTGTGATTCCTGCCAACATGAAGCACAAAGTATTAATGATAATTTAGAAAATTTTAAAAACGTTAAATTCCTTTTTGTATCTAGAGAACCTATTGAAACCATTCAACAATTCTCAGAAAAGTACAAATTAAACAATCAGCAAAATATTACCTTTTTATATGATAACCTTGATATGTTTTCTAGTCGATTTGATGCTAACAGCATTCCTTATCTCTTAATCTACAACAAAAACCAAAAACTCATCAAAAAGCACAAAGGACAGTTCAACGCCAAAGGCATTTTAAGAGTATTACAACAAAATGATTAA
- a CDS encoding IS256 family transposase, translating into MKKEDFLNDDFLKQFKTGDELTSFLKSIQKRGIEKMLEGELDAHLDYEKHQQSNNSNTRNGYGSKRIKTALGETNIKVPRDREASFNPMLVPKRTNMVDGIENVIISLYAKGMSNSDIEEQIREVYDFDVSTSTISRITDKVTNDIIAWQNRPLEPVYLITWMDGIVFKVRENSKVINKTMYIAVGLRRDGKKEVLGLWLGKNESAAFWMSVLTDMKARGVQDLLITATDNLNGFTDTIKNVFPESKTQICVVHQIRNACRYVVWKDKKEFAKDMKNIYDAPTKNAAKAALEDFAQKWEHKYSYAIKSWRENWDELTAFYEFPVEIRKIIYTTNLIENLNGKIRKHTKNKLSFPTDEAVMKSTFLALREATKKWSMPIRNWGIILNQFLTIFEKRVQL; encoded by the coding sequence ATGAAGAAAGAAGATTTTCTAAACGACGATTTTTTAAAACAGTTCAAAACAGGAGACGAACTAACCTCCTTTCTAAAATCCATCCAAAAGCGAGGTATTGAAAAGATGCTAGAAGGAGAACTTGACGCTCATTTAGACTATGAGAAACATCAGCAATCCAATAATAGCAATACCCGTAACGGCTATGGATCTAAAAGGATAAAAACAGCTTTAGGAGAGACTAATATTAAAGTTCCCAGAGACCGAGAAGCTTCTTTTAACCCTATGCTGGTTCCTAAACGCACAAACATGGTTGACGGCATAGAAAACGTCATTATCAGCCTTTATGCCAAGGGTATGAGTAATTCTGATATTGAAGAGCAAATCCGAGAAGTTTACGATTTTGATGTATCTACATCTACCATATCACGTATCACAGATAAAGTTACCAATGATATTATTGCTTGGCAAAACAGACCCCTGGAGCCCGTATATTTAATTACTTGGATGGATGGTATTGTATTTAAGGTTCGGGAGAACTCTAAAGTCATTAACAAAACCATGTACATCGCCGTAGGACTCCGTAGAGATGGTAAAAAGGAAGTCTTAGGACTTTGGCTGGGTAAGAATGAATCGGCAGCCTTTTGGATGAGTGTACTAACCGATATGAAAGCCAGAGGCGTTCAGGATTTGCTTATCACGGCCACAGATAATCTTAACGGTTTCACCGACACCATTAAAAATGTTTTTCCTGAATCTAAAACCCAAATTTGCGTGGTACATCAGATTCGTAACGCTTGTCGCTATGTTGTTTGGAAAGACAAGAAGGAATTTGCAAAAGACATGAAGAATATCTATGATGCACCCACCAAAAACGCAGCAAAAGCTGCTCTAGAGGACTTTGCTCAGAAATGGGAACACAAGTACTCTTATGCTATTAAAAGCTGGAGAGAAAACTGGGATGAGCTTACTGCTTTTTATGAATTTCCTGTTGAAATTAGAAAAATCATTTACACTACCAACCTTATTGAAAACCTTAATGGAAAAATCAGAAAGCACACTAAAAACAAGCTCTCATTCCCAACAGATGAGGCTGTTATGAAGTCCACTTTTTTAGCCCTTAGAGAGGCTACCAAAAAATGGTCGATGCCTATTAGGAACTGGGGCATTATTTTAAACCAGTTTTTAACTATATTTGAAAAAAGGGTTCAACTTTAA
- a CDS encoding IS1595 family transposase has protein sequence MAKNIYLREMEQESILSIVSRFGTQKACIEHLESIRWPNGPVCTHCGSMHIHNRKNSNRHLCRDCNSSFSVTVDTIMHASKLPLPKWFAAIFLIVNAKKRISSLQLARDINVNKNTAWYMQKRIREAMYSDSDDLLKGIVEVDESYVGGSMTNMRKSYKKELGIYPGGMEHKKPVLGMMQREGLVKVIVIDKADAKTIRPLLNKHIDTASEVVTDGFGAYRMLHKTHAKHVKLNHSKNIMSLGKYNTSRLDSFWTTIKRAIVGQYHRVSPEHLQSYLDEIAFKFNNREEDLFSLLITRIIQQEPRIAVT, from the coding sequence ATGGCAAAAAATATATATCTTAGAGAAATGGAACAAGAATCAATACTTTCAATCGTCTCACGTTTTGGTACTCAGAAAGCGTGTATAGAGCACCTTGAGTCTATTCGTTGGCCTAATGGGCCTGTTTGCACTCATTGTGGAAGCATGCATATTCATAATCGAAAAAATTCAAATAGACATTTGTGCAGGGACTGTAATAGTTCTTTTAGCGTTACGGTAGACACTATAATGCACGCTTCAAAATTACCATTACCCAAATGGTTTGCAGCAATATTTTTAATTGTTAATGCTAAAAAAAGGATTTCTTCACTACAACTTGCTCGTGATATTAATGTTAACAAAAATACAGCATGGTATATGCAAAAACGCATACGAGAAGCTATGTATTCTGATTCAGATGATCTATTAAAGGGTATTGTCGAGGTAGATGAGAGCTATGTTGGAGGAAGCATGACTAATATGCGTAAGTCTTATAAAAAGGAACTCGGTATTTATCCTGGAGGAATGGAACACAAAAAGCCCGTTCTTGGGATGATGCAGCGGGAAGGGTTAGTGAAAGTTATAGTGATTGATAAGGCTGATGCAAAAACCATTAGACCATTGCTAAACAAGCACATTGATACAGCAAGCGAGGTAGTTACAGATGGTTTTGGAGCTTATAGAATGCTTCATAAGACACATGCAAAACATGTTAAGCTCAATCATTCAAAAAACATAATGTCATTAGGAAAATATAATACTTCTAGATTGGATTCTTTCTGGACAACAATCAAAAGGGCTATTGTGGGTCAGTATCACCGAGTAAGCCCTGAACATTTACAGAGCTATTTAGATGAAATCGCCTTCAAGTTCAATAATAGAGAAGAGGATTTATTTAGTCTTCTAATAACTAGAATTATTCAACAAGAACCAAGAATTGCCGTTACCTAG
- a CDS encoding helix-turn-helix domain-containing protein — MANTLDPMDLKQIINLKQDGYSNRQIGATLGICRNTINSYIHLFKGSGYSFKELLKLDNHTLEKLFTSHTTINNKRYDELMLYFESINKARNHPGFTFLYHYTEYSQKVKDPYSYTQFMEHYHRKYAKIKGSMKLEHEAGKEMFVDFAGKKLQIVDKITGEILPVEVFVAMLPNSQYTYVEACMSQKREDFISCCENALHFYGGSTQGHRIRQSKISRYQI, encoded by the coding sequence ATGGCCAACACACTTGATCCAATGGACCTAAAACAAATTATCAACTTAAAACAAGATGGTTATAGTAACCGTCAAATTGGAGCCACACTTGGCATTTGCCGCAACACTATAAATAGCTATATACACCTATTTAAAGGTAGTGGTTATAGTTTTAAGGAGTTATTAAAGCTAGACAACCACACCCTAGAAAAGCTCTTTACATCTCATACAACCATAAATAACAAACGCTATGATGAATTGATGCTTTATTTTGAAAGTATTAATAAGGCTCGAAACCACCCAGGATTTACTTTTTTGTACCACTACACAGAATATAGTCAAAAGGTTAAAGACCCTTATAGTTACACTCAATTCATGGAGCATTACCATCGTAAATATGCCAAGATCAAGGGGTCTATGAAACTTGAACACGAGGCAGGGAAAGAGATGTTCGTGGACTTTGCTGGAAAAAAACTTCAGATAGTAGACAAAATCACAGGCGAGATACTTCCAGTAGAGGTCTTTGTTGCCATGCTCCCTAACAGTCAGTATACCTATGTTGAGGCTTGTATGAGCCAAAAGCGTGAAGATTTTATAAGTTGTTGCGAAAACGCCCTTCATTTCTACGGGGGGAGTACCCAAGGCCATCGTATCAGACAATCTAAAATCAGTCGTTACCAGATCTAG
- a CDS encoding Mu transposase domain-containing protein, with amino-acid sequence MVNPTRSYSPQDKALVENAVHLAYQRIYYPLREMTFFSLADLNKEIKLLLECYNNLLFQRKEASRLELFQSVEREYLKPLSSTRYEIKEYRRAKVQKIGYIYFSPDKTYYSVPYRYIGKETTLHYTKGMVEVYYNQQRIAIHQRSGSKGAYITNKDHLSSSHKQYSQWSPQYFKNKAAVHGSYVAACVERIIAALDYPETGYKRAMGVIQLHKSYGSQRLDNACKRAIQADAVSYNRITNILKNNLDQSSLFLQEETDRGSHIPKHANIRGASNYK; translated from the coding sequence GTGGTCAATCCAACGCGTAGTTACTCCCCTCAAGATAAAGCGCTGGTGGAAAACGCGGTGCATCTAGCTTATCAACGGATTTATTATCCCCTTCGGGAAATGACCTTTTTTTCTTTAGCAGATCTAAACAAAGAGATAAAACTTCTGCTAGAGTGCTACAACAACCTATTATTCCAACGCAAAGAAGCTAGTCGTCTGGAGCTCTTCCAAAGCGTCGAACGAGAGTATCTAAAACCCTTAAGCAGTACACGCTACGAGATAAAAGAATATAGAAGAGCTAAGGTTCAGAAAATAGGCTATATCTATTTTTCACCAGATAAGACTTACTACAGCGTTCCATATCGTTACATTGGCAAGGAAACCACGCTACACTATACCAAAGGCATGGTAGAGGTGTATTATAATCAACAGCGCATAGCTATACACCAACGTAGCGGTTCCAAAGGCGCATACATAACCAACAAGGATCACCTTAGTAGTTCTCATAAACAATACAGCCAGTGGAGTCCGCAATACTTTAAGAACAAGGCAGCTGTCCATGGTAGTTATGTTGCAGCATGTGTCGAGCGGATTATTGCTGCGTTGGATTATCCTGAAACAGGGTATAAAAGAGCTATGGGCGTTATACAACTCCATAAGTCTTATGGCTCCCAAAGGTTAGATAATGCTTGCAAAAGAGCCATACAGGCTGATGCTGTAAGCTACAACAGGATAACCAACATACTGAAGAATAATCTAGATCAAAGCTCCTTATTCCTACAAGAAGAAACAGACCGAGGTTCTCATATCCCCAAGCATGCGAACATCCGTGGGGCATCCAATTATAAGTAA
- the istB gene encoding IS21-like element helper ATPase IstB translates to MNTNHTIEKLRKMRLTAMAELHHNHLSDNRIECLTPDQYLALLTDHQWEDLQNRKIKRLTTQAAFKQGATLTDINYLHNRSLDRNMFERLATLDFVQKKENLIITGSSGVGKSYIAQALGHQACMMNKRTLYTNTARLMKRLKLSKVDGTYLKELAKLLKVDLLILDDFGLQSFDNQNREALMDIIDERHDKKATIVASQIPVSAWYDIIGESTIADAILDRIVNSSHRINLTGESLRKGKLKEQY, encoded by the coding sequence ATGAATACAAATCACACCATCGAAAAACTCAGAAAAATGAGATTAACAGCTATGGCTGAACTCCATCACAACCACCTTAGTGATAACCGAATAGAGTGTCTTACGCCAGATCAATATCTAGCATTGCTTACCGATCACCAATGGGAAGACCTTCAGAATAGAAAGATAAAAAGGCTTACAACGCAAGCAGCCTTTAAGCAGGGAGCTACACTTACAGATATTAATTACCTGCACAACAGAAGCTTGGACAGAAATATGTTCGAGCGTTTGGCTACTCTAGATTTTGTACAAAAAAAGGAAAACTTGATTATCACAGGATCCTCTGGAGTGGGTAAAAGTTATATAGCTCAGGCATTGGGACATCAAGCTTGTATGATGAATAAAAGAACCCTATACACAAATACTGCTAGACTGATGAAACGATTAAAACTAAGTAAAGTAGATGGCACTTACCTTAAAGAACTTGCAAAACTATTAAAAGTAGATCTGCTTATCCTTGATGATTTTGGTTTACAGAGCTTCGACAATCAGAACAGAGAGGCGCTTATGGACATAATCGATGAAAGACATGATAAAAAAGCAACGATTGTAGCTTCACAAATACCTGTATCCGCTTGGTACGATATTATCGGCGAAAGCACTATCGCTGATGCGATACTAGATCGTATTGTAAATTCATCGCATAGGATAAACCTTACTGGAGAATCCTTGAGAAAAGGTAAGTTGAAAGAACAGTATTAA
- a CDS encoding DUF1810 domain-containing protein: MARFDRNTWHGHSEIAMWYIFPQYTGLGYSDISKFYSIQNLDEARAYLNHPILGSRLKEISKELYLSNENNAKKIFGSPDDLKLKSSMTLFSFIDTSEEMLFKKVIDKYFNGEFDNNTLQLL; encoded by the coding sequence GTGGCACGGTTTGACCGAAATACGTGGCATGGTCACTCCGAAATAGCCATGTGGTATATTTTTCCTCAATACACGGGGTTAGGTTATAGCGATATTTCAAAATTTTATTCAATCCAAAATTTAGATGAAGCAAGAGCATATTTAAATCATCCTATTTTAGGTTCAAGATTAAAAGAGATTAGTAAAGAGCTCTATTTAAGTAATGAAAATAATGCAAAAAAAATATTTGGCAGTCCCGATGATTTAAAGCTAAAGTCGAGCATGACATTATTTTCATTTATTGATACTTCAGAAGAAATGCTATTTAAAAAGGTGATTGATAAGTATTTCAATGGTGAATTTGATAATAATACGCTTCAGTTGTTATAG
- a CDS encoding lipid-binding SYLF domain-containing protein: protein MKAIKQVCLFLLICSMPLVANTQSKKDQKVIKEADQAAKTLLEVNPGIRHYFKNSAGYVVFPNVGKGGLIVGGASGNGVLYQDNKRQGMAALKELNIGFQAGGQALIEVIFFEHKADVEKFKEGYFEFDAGVSAVALHEGKSLDLKYEKGVAVFTHSKAGLMAEASVGAQKFKFHPFK from the coding sequence ATGAAAGCAATAAAACAAGTATGTTTATTTTTACTAATTTGTAGTATGCCTTTGGTAGCAAATACTCAAAGTAAAAAAGACCAAAAAGTAATTAAAGAAGCCGATCAAGCAGCAAAAACCTTATTGGAAGTTAATCCAGGTATACGCCATTATTTCAAAAATTCGGCTGGATATGTCGTTTTCCCCAACGTAGGTAAGGGCGGACTTATTGTTGGAGGTGCTTCAGGAAATGGCGTATTATATCAAGATAATAAAAGACAAGGTATGGCTGCTTTAAAAGAATTAAACATAGGGTTTCAAGCTGGAGGCCAAGCCTTGATAGAAGTGATTTTTTTCGAACATAAAGCCGATGTTGAAAAATTTAAAGAAGGATACTTTGAATTTGACGCCGGTGTTTCTGCTGTGGCTTTACATGAAGGCAAAAGCTTAGATCTGAAATACGAAAAAGGCGTAGCTGTTTTTACCCATTCCAAAGCTGGATTAATGGCAGAAGCCTCTGTAGGCGCTCAAAAATTTAAATTTCATCCGTTTAAATAA
- a CDS encoding Fic family protein, whose amino-acid sequence MQYNWQHKNWPNFIYDTSRIEEIVLNFALETGEVKGLIEGLTKENQQEAILQFMINEAIKTSEIEGEFHSRQDVMSSIKKRLGIHSISDNIRDVNAKGIAELMVEVRENYATPLSENLIENWHDILFVNDRFIKNSAYRTGSDPMVIVSGSYGKESVHYEAPPSYKVPSEMKQFVQWYNTYTIHENNVKESLIKTAIAHLYFESIHPFEDGNGRIGRAIAEKCLSESLGRPLILSISTSIEKDKSAYYNALKTAQKSLDVSEWIYYFLQIILNAQKQTKTTIGFTLEKVKFLDRINPKLNERQQKVITKMLDSGIEGFKGGMTAKKYMSITKTSKATATRDLQDLIEKQALIVSGSGRNVHYDLNISY is encoded by the coding sequence ATGCAGTATAATTGGCAACATAAAAACTGGCCTAATTTTATTTACGATACTTCTAGAATTGAAGAAATTGTTTTAAATTTTGCTTTAGAAACAGGAGAAGTAAAAGGGCTAATAGAAGGTTTAACAAAAGAAAACCAACAAGAAGCCATACTGCAATTCATGATTAATGAAGCCATAAAAACTTCTGAAATTGAAGGTGAATTTCATAGTCGTCAAGATGTAATGTCTTCTATTAAAAAACGCTTGGGAATTCACTCTATATCCGACAATATAAGAGATGTAAATGCTAAAGGTATTGCAGAATTAATGGTGGAAGTCCGTGAAAATTACGCCACTCCATTAAGTGAAAACCTTATTGAAAATTGGCATGACATCTTATTTGTTAATGATCGATTTATAAAAAATAGTGCATACAGAACAGGATCAGACCCTATGGTTATTGTTTCTGGAAGCTATGGAAAAGAAAGCGTTCATTATGAGGCTCCTCCTTCTTATAAAGTGCCTTCTGAAATGAAACAATTTGTTCAGTGGTATAATACATATACTATACATGAAAATAATGTAAAAGAAAGCTTAATTAAAACAGCTATTGCGCATCTGTATTTTGAGTCTATACATCCATTTGAAGATGGAAATGGACGTATAGGTCGTGCTATTGCCGAAAAATGTCTTTCAGAATCATTAGGAAGACCTTTAATTTTGAGTATTTCAACTTCAATAGAAAAAGATAAATCGGCATATTATAACGCGCTTAAAACGGCTCAAAAATCATTAGATGTTTCAGAATGGATCTATTATTTCTTGCAAATCATACTAAACGCTCAAAAACAAACCAAAACTACTATAGGCTTCACTTTAGAAAAGGTTAAATTTTTAGACCGAATAAATCCTAAATTAAATGAGCGTCAACAAAAGGTCATAACAAAAATGTTAGATAGTGGTATTGAAGGTTTTAAAGGAGGTATGACTGCTAAAAAATACATGTCGATTACCAAAACATCAAAAGCAACTGCTACTCGTGATTTACAGGATTTAATCGAAAAACAGGCTTTAATTGTTAGTGGCTCTGGACGTAATGTTCATTATGATTTAAACATATCTTATTAA